The Lysobacter oculi genomic sequence CCGCGATGATGGACTTCCACATGGATGTCCCGGGCAGCTACGTGCTGGTTGACCACTCGATCTTCCGTGCCTTCAACAAGGGCGCGCTGGCGATCCTCAAGGCCGATGGCGCGGAGAACAAGTCGATCTACTCCGGCAAGGAAGTGGACGAGGTCTATCTGGGCGACAAGGCCGCGGGCGTGCAGTCGGGCGCCGTGGCCGCCGCCACCAAGACCGCCGCGTCGAGCGCTTCGGGACTTTCCACCAAGGAAGAGCGGATCGCCGCCGGCAAGACGCTGTTCAACGGCACCTGCTCGACCTGCCACGGCCAGAACGGCGACGGCATGGCCGGCGTGTTCCCGCCGCTGGCCAATTCGGACTACATCAAGGCCAGCCCGGGCCGCGTGCCGGAAATCATCCTGCACGGCCTGCAGGGCCCGGTGAAGGTGAATGGCAAGGACTACAACTCGATCATGCCGCCGATGTCGCAGCTGACCGATGACGAAGTCGCCGCGCTGTCCACCTACGTGCTCAACAGCTGGGGCAACCCGGGGGGCGACGTGACCAAGGCCGATGCCGCCAAGGCCCGTGCCGCCAAGCCGGCGAACGCGTCGGAAGGCCACTGATCGATGCGCCGGATGGCCGCCCTGTCGCTGCTCGTGCTCCCCGCGCTGGCGATCGCCGCCAGCGTCGGGGGCTACGTGAAGCTGCCGGGCGGCAACTTCCGTTCCGCCCTCAAGTACGAGGACCGCAACCTGGTCCGCGTCGCCCCGTTCCGGCTGATGGAAGTGCCGGTGAGCAACGCGGACTTCCTCGCCTTCGTCAGGAAGAATCCCAAGTGGCAGCGCGGCAAGGCCGCCACCGTCTTCGCCGAAAAGCGCTACCTGCAGCACTGGGCCGGCCCGCTCACGCTGGGTGCGAAGGCGCAGCCCAACCAGCCGGTGGTCAACGTCAGCTGGTTCGCCGCCGATGCCTACTGCAAGGCGCAGGGCGCGCGGCTGCCGACCTGGAGCGAGTGGGAATACGCGGCCGCCGCCGACGAAACCCGCACCGACGCCCGCAAGGACCCGGTCTGGCGCGAGCGCATCCTCGGCTGGTATTCGCGTCCATCCAAGGCGACCCTGCCGCGGGTCGGCCTGCAGTCCGCCAATGCCTACGGCGTGCGCGACCTGCACGGCCTGGTCTGGGAATGGACCGGCGATGCCGCCTCCCTGCTGGTCGATGTCGACAACCGCAAGCAGGGCGATGCCGACAAGGCCAAGTTCTGCGGTGCCGGTGCGCTGTCGATGAACGACCGCGACAATTACGCGGTACTGATGCGCGTGGCGATGCTGTCCTCGCTCGAGGCCAACGACGTCACCGCCAACATGGGCTTCCGCTGCGCCAAGTGACGCGCCGGGCCCCGGAGATCCACATGAAACGTCCGCTTTCCCTCATCGCCATCACCTTGGCGATGCTGTTGCCGTTGGCCGCCGCCCAGGCGCGTGGCCCCGCCCCGGCCAGCGCCCCGCTGCCGGCGGATTCCATCTACCAGCTCGATGCGCGGATGACCGACCAGTCCGGCAAGGCGACCTCGCTCGCCGGCCGCCGTGGCCGGGTGCAGCTGGTGTCGATGTTCTATACCTCGTGCCGCTACATCTGCCCGCTGATCATCGACAGCGGCCTGGCCATCGAGAAGCAGCTGACCCCGGCGGAAAAGGCCCGGCTCGGCATCACCCTCATCAGCATGGACCCGAAGCGCGACGACCCGGCCGCGCTGACCCGCGTCGCCACCCGGCGCAAGCTCGACCTCACCCGCTGGGCGCTGCTGAGGCCGCAGGCCGGCGATGTCCGCGCGATCGCCGGCGTGCTCGGCATCCGCTACCGCGAACTGGCCGATGGCGAGTTCAACCACAGCTCGGTGATGGTGCTGCTCGACGCCCAGGGCCGCGAACTGGCCCGCACCGAGAAACTCGGCAGCGTGCCCGACCCGGTCTTCGCCGCCGCGGTGAAGAAGGCGCTCGCCGCGCGCTGATCAGGCCGATGTCGTCGCCGGCGCGGGATGCCGGCGGCGGTGCCAGACCGCCATCGCCAACGCCGCGCCGAGCAGGGCGGAGGCGATGTACCACGGCATGCCCGGCAGTTCGACCGGCGCCTTGTCGCCGATGAAGGTGGCGAAGGCGCTGGTGTAGAGCGTCGGCCCGAGGATGCCGGCCAGGCTGATCAGGCTGGCCATCGCGCCTTGGATGCGGCCCTGCACATCGGCCCCCACCTCGCGGGTGATCAGGGCCTGCGCGGCCGGCCCGGCCAGACCCCAGAGCGCCATCACCGGAATCGCCGCCAGGAACATCCAGCCCACCGGCGCCAGGCCGTAGGCGGCAAACCCGATCGTCCCGGCGACCAGACCCAGCACCAGCGTGTTGGCCTCGCCGAATTTCGGCACCACGCGCCGCACCAGCAGGCCCTGCACCAGCGCCGAGCAGACGCCGACGATCGCCAGCACCTGGCCGACCGCCATCGGGCCCCAGCCATAGCGGTAGTCGGCGTACAGCACGAACACGCTCGGATAGACGTAATGCGCCAGGTTGCTCAGCAGCACCACCGCCGCCAGCGCGAACAGCTGCGGGTATTGCGCGATCAGCTTCACCGAGCCGACGGGATGCGCCTGCCTCCACTCGAAACGCGCACTGCGGCGCTCCGGCGGGTGCGATTCCGGCAGCACGAACAGGCCGTACAGGAAGTTGCACAGCGCCAGCCCGGCGGCGGCCCAGAACGGCCAGCGCAGGTCGAAATGGCCCAACCAGCCGCCCATCATCGGGCCGACGATGAAGCCCAGCCCGAACGCCATGCCGACCATGCCGAAGGCGGCCGCGCGTTTTTCCGGCGCGGTGACATCGGCGATGTAGGCGTTGGCGGTGGTGAAGCTGGCCGAGGTGATCGCCGAGATCACCCGGCCCACGAATAGCCACATCAGCGTCGGCGCCAGCGCCATGAAGATGAAGTCCAGCCCCAGCCCGAGGCAGGACAGCAGGATCACCGGCCGTCGCCCGAAGCGGTCGGACAACGCGCCCTGGATCGGCGCGCTGAAGAACTGGATCGCCGCGAACACCGTGCCGAAGATGCCCACCCACCACGCCGCGGTGCGGGTGTCGCCGCCGACGAACTGCTCCACCAGGTGCGGCAGCACCGGGATGATCAGCCCGAACGCGAGGATGTCGATCAGG encodes the following:
- a CDS encoding formylglycine-generating enzyme family protein — protein: MAALSLLVLPALAIAASVGGYVKLPGGNFRSALKYEDRNLVRVAPFRLMEVPVSNADFLAFVRKNPKWQRGKAATVFAEKRYLQHWAGPLTLGAKAQPNQPVVNVSWFAADAYCKAQGARLPTWSEWEYAAAADETRTDARKDPVWRERILGWYSRPSKATLPRVGLQSANAYGVRDLHGLVWEWTGDAASLLVDVDNRKQGDADKAKFCGAGALSMNDRDNYAVLMRVAMLSSLEANDVTANMGFRCAK
- a CDS encoding TCR/Tet family MFS transporter is translated as MTPTTAPPARRAALVFIFVTVLIDILAFGLIIPVLPHLVEQFVGGDTRTAAWWVGIFGTVFAAIQFFSAPIQGALSDRFGRRPVILLSCLGLGLDFIFMALAPTLMWLFVGRVISAITSASFTTANAYIADVTAPEKRAAAFGMVGMAFGLGFIVGPMMGGWLGHFDLRWPFWAAAGLALCNFLYGLFVLPESHPPERRSARFEWRQAHPVGSVKLIAQYPQLFALAAVVLLSNLAHYVYPSVFVLYADYRYGWGPMAVGQVLAIVGVCSALVQGLLVRRVVPKFGEANTLVLGLVAGTIGFAAYGLAPVGWMFLAAIPVMALWGLAGPAAQALITREVGADVQGRIQGAMASLISLAGILGPTLYTSAFATFIGDKAPVELPGMPWYIASALLGAALAMAVWHRRRHPAPATTSA
- a CDS encoding SCO family protein, which gives rise to MKRPLSLIAITLAMLLPLAAAQARGPAPASAPLPADSIYQLDARMTDQSGKATSLAGRRGRVQLVSMFYTSCRYICPLIIDSGLAIEKQLTPAEKARLGITLISMDPKRDDPAALTRVATRRKLDLTRWALLRPQAGDVRAIAGVLGIRYRELADGEFNHSSVMVLLDAQGRELARTEKLGSVPDPVFAAAVKKALAAR